In the Phaseolus vulgaris cultivar G19833 chromosome 7, P. vulgaris v2.0, whole genome shotgun sequence genome, one interval contains:
- the LOC137828615 gene encoding transcription factor bHLH110 isoform X2, whose amino-acid sequence MTEESAGNTVAASITPLNWWYLQANSISSWNDTNNTWNNQQNPNSSSSCEEDISVSTSFTNASNHSSLTVESSRRLIDPPAPSSNELMGEHASDNQLWSHVLSGVGSNGELHSSQEIGENFLGALSSKSMTSTMFQPVCDYLKKLDHTSWEYSGSTSLNSYEKHLNGFSEAMIENNESLTKLSNLVSTCSIAPPDPEVNSHFDPQTNNISLNSSMDNFPQSDHFKQPFGDSTCSLGGVANRNSGVFPCYDHDMKIKQEFHAGEVQGSVYGKSLNANGYQHGFNGLSVGDSCKLYHGMPNLPSCTRNFSDVISFNSRFGRPVIGIHAQKPSMKFLNVSEPKKQGLQAPSPIRTNINGKGEGTTREVKKKRSEESSDAMLKKPKQDTSTASSSKAPKVKLGDKITALQQIVSPFGKTDTASVLFEAIGYIKFLQEQVQLLSNPYLKANSHKDPWGSLDRKDKDDTKLDLRSRGLCLVPTSCTPLVYRESSGPDYWTPAYRGCLYR is encoded by the exons ATGACTGAAGAAAGTGCTGGAAACACAGTTGCAGCCTCTATTACCCCATTAAACTGGTGGTATCTCCAGGCAAACTCCATTTCTTCCTGGAACGATACTAATAACACATGGAACAACCAACAAAACCCTAATTCCTCCTCTTCTTGTGAGGAGGATATATCTGTTTCTACATCCTTCACTAATGCTTCCAACCATTCAAGCCTCACTGTTGAGTCCTCTCGCAGACTCATTGACCCACCTGCTCCTTCCTCCAACGAGTTGATGGGAGAACATGCTTCAGATAACCAACTTTGGAGCCATGTTCTATC AGGTGTTGGATCAAACGGCGAGTTACATAGCAGCCAAGAAATTGGAGAGAACTTTCTGGGTGCACTGTCATCAAAAAGCATGACAAGCACTATGTTTCAACCAGTCTGTGACTACTTGAAGAAACTTGATCATACCAGTTGGGAATATAGTGGTTCAACTTCATTAAACAGCTATGAGAAGCACTTAAACGGGTTTAGTGAGGCGATGATTGAGAATAATGAAAGCTTAACCAAGTTATCTAATCTTGTAAGCACTTGCTCTATTGCCCCACCAGACCCAGAAGTAAATAGCCACTTTGACCCACAAACAAACAACATATCCTTGAATTCTTCCATGGATAATTTCCCACAATCTGATCACTTCAAGCAACCTTTTGGAGACTCCACATGCTCTCTTGGAGGAGTAGCAAATAGAAATTCTGGAGTGTTCCCATGCTATGATCATGACATGAAGATCAAGCAAGAGTTTCATGCAGGTGAAGTGCAAGGATCTGTATATGGAAAATCATTAAATGCAAATGGATATCAACATGGATTTAATGGCCTTTCAGTGGGTGATAGTTGCAAACTCTACCATGGGATGCCCAATCTTCCTTCATGCACAAGAAATTTCTCAGATGTTATATCCTTTAATAGTCGATTTGGAAGGCCAGTTATTGGAATCCATGCTCAGAAGCCAAGCATGAAGTTCCTGAACGTATCTGAACCAAAGAAGCAGGGTCTTCAAGCACCATCACCG ATAAGAACTAATATTAATGGAAAAGGGGAAGGTACAACACGTGAAGTAAAGAAGAAAAGATCTGAAGAATCTTCAGATGCAATGTTAAAAAAGCCTAAGCAAGATACATCAACAGCTTCTTCTTCAAAG GCACCCAAAGTCAAGCTAGGGGACAAAATCACAGCCCTTCAACAAATTGTGTCTCCATTTGGAAAG ACAGATACTGCATCTGTGCTGTTTGAAGCAATAGGGTACATAAAGTTTCTTCAAGAACAAGTCCAG CTACTGAGCAACCCTTACTTGAAGGCAAACTCTCACAAG GATCCATGGGGAAGCTTGGATAGAAAAGATAAGGATGATACAAAGCTAGATCTTCGGAGCAGAGGTCTTTGTTTAGTTCCTACTTCATGTACTCCTCTAGTTTACAGAGAGAGCAGTGGACCAGATTACTGGACACCAGCATACAGAGGATGTTTGTATAGGTGA
- the LOC137828615 gene encoding transcription factor bHLH110 isoform X1 encodes MTEESAGNTVAASITPLNWWYLQANSISSWNDTNNTWNNQQNPNSSSSCEEDISVSTSFTNASNHSSLTVESSRRLIDPPAPSSNELMGEHASDNQLWSHVLSGVGSNGELHSSQEIGENFLGALSSKSMTSTMFQPVCDYLKKLDHTSWEYSGSTSLNSYEKHLNGFSEAMIENNESLTKLSNLVSTCSIAPPDPEVNSHFDPQTNNISLNSSMDNFPQSDHFKQPFGDSTCSLGGVANRNSGVFPCYDHDMKIKQEFHAGEVQGSVYGKSLNANGYQHGFNGLSVGDSCKLYHGMPNLPSCTRNFSDVISFNSRFGRPVIGIHAQKPSMKFLNVSEPKKQGLQAPSPIRTNINGKGEGTTREVKKKRSEESSDAMLKKPKQDTSTASSSKVQAPKVKLGDKITALQQIVSPFGKTDTASVLFEAIGYIKFLQEQVQLLSNPYLKANSHKDPWGSLDRKDKDDTKLDLRSRGLCLVPTSCTPLVYRESSGPDYWTPAYRGCLYR; translated from the exons ATGACTGAAGAAAGTGCTGGAAACACAGTTGCAGCCTCTATTACCCCATTAAACTGGTGGTATCTCCAGGCAAACTCCATTTCTTCCTGGAACGATACTAATAACACATGGAACAACCAACAAAACCCTAATTCCTCCTCTTCTTGTGAGGAGGATATATCTGTTTCTACATCCTTCACTAATGCTTCCAACCATTCAAGCCTCACTGTTGAGTCCTCTCGCAGACTCATTGACCCACCTGCTCCTTCCTCCAACGAGTTGATGGGAGAACATGCTTCAGATAACCAACTTTGGAGCCATGTTCTATC AGGTGTTGGATCAAACGGCGAGTTACATAGCAGCCAAGAAATTGGAGAGAACTTTCTGGGTGCACTGTCATCAAAAAGCATGACAAGCACTATGTTTCAACCAGTCTGTGACTACTTGAAGAAACTTGATCATACCAGTTGGGAATATAGTGGTTCAACTTCATTAAACAGCTATGAGAAGCACTTAAACGGGTTTAGTGAGGCGATGATTGAGAATAATGAAAGCTTAACCAAGTTATCTAATCTTGTAAGCACTTGCTCTATTGCCCCACCAGACCCAGAAGTAAATAGCCACTTTGACCCACAAACAAACAACATATCCTTGAATTCTTCCATGGATAATTTCCCACAATCTGATCACTTCAAGCAACCTTTTGGAGACTCCACATGCTCTCTTGGAGGAGTAGCAAATAGAAATTCTGGAGTGTTCCCATGCTATGATCATGACATGAAGATCAAGCAAGAGTTTCATGCAGGTGAAGTGCAAGGATCTGTATATGGAAAATCATTAAATGCAAATGGATATCAACATGGATTTAATGGCCTTTCAGTGGGTGATAGTTGCAAACTCTACCATGGGATGCCCAATCTTCCTTCATGCACAAGAAATTTCTCAGATGTTATATCCTTTAATAGTCGATTTGGAAGGCCAGTTATTGGAATCCATGCTCAGAAGCCAAGCATGAAGTTCCTGAACGTATCTGAACCAAAGAAGCAGGGTCTTCAAGCACCATCACCG ATAAGAACTAATATTAATGGAAAAGGGGAAGGTACAACACGTGAAGTAAAGAAGAAAAGATCTGAAGAATCTTCAGATGCAATGTTAAAAAAGCCTAAGCAAGATACATCAACAGCTTCTTCTTCAAAG GTGCAGGCACCCAAAGTCAAGCTAGGGGACAAAATCACAGCCCTTCAACAAATTGTGTCTCCATTTGGAAAG ACAGATACTGCATCTGTGCTGTTTGAAGCAATAGGGTACATAAAGTTTCTTCAAGAACAAGTCCAG CTACTGAGCAACCCTTACTTGAAGGCAAACTCTCACAAG GATCCATGGGGAAGCTTGGATAGAAAAGATAAGGATGATACAAAGCTAGATCTTCGGAGCAGAGGTCTTTGTTTAGTTCCTACTTCATGTACTCCTCTAGTTTACAGAGAGAGCAGTGGACCAGATTACTGGACACCAGCATACAGAGGATGTTTGTATAGGTGA